A window of the Gemmatimonadota bacterium genome harbors these coding sequences:
- a CDS encoding acyl-CoA dehydrogenase encodes MEFALSGDQAMMRDTARRIAEEKLKPHAREIDEREAVHFDTIRELGEMGFMAMMIPEAYGGAGLDTLSYVLAVEEFSKVCASTGVCVSVNNSLFADGVFAFGTEDQKKAYLPPLGRGEAQACLALTEPGAGTDVGSTVTSAQKDGTEYVINGKKHFVTNGGFADYLLVLVTTAPDTGHRGLSMILVEKGTPGFTVGRQEQKLGIRGSDTSELLFEDCRVPQTNLLGEEGRGLNIALSILNGGRIGIAAQALGIAQGAYDASVRYAKERTQFGKPIAEFQAIAFKLAEMATELEAARLLTYRAAWLKDAGQDYITASSMAKLYASEASIRITNEAIQIHGGYGYIRDFDVERFYRDARITTLYEGTSEAQKIVISRNILKSDGAGS; translated from the coding sequence ATGGAATTCGCCTTGAGCGGCGACCAGGCCATGATGCGGGACACCGCCCGCCGGATCGCCGAGGAGAAACTGAAGCCCCACGCCCGGGAAATCGACGAGCGCGAAGCCGTACATTTCGATACGATCCGGGAACTCGGCGAGATGGGTTTCATGGCCATGATGATTCCCGAGGCGTACGGCGGCGCCGGCCTGGATACGCTCAGTTACGTGCTGGCCGTGGAGGAGTTCTCGAAGGTGTGCGCGTCGACCGGAGTATGCGTCTCGGTGAACAACTCCCTTTTCGCCGACGGCGTCTTCGCCTTCGGAACCGAAGACCAGAAGAAGGCATATCTGCCGCCCCTGGGGCGAGGCGAAGCGCAGGCCTGTCTCGCGCTGACCGAGCCCGGCGCCGGGACGGATGTCGGCTCGACGGTCACGTCGGCGCAGAAGGACGGCACCGAATACGTCATCAACGGCAAGAAGCACTTCGTGACCAACGGCGGTTTCGCCGACTACCTCCTCGTGCTGGTGACCACCGCCCCCGACACCGGCCATCGCGGCCTCAGCATGATTCTCGTGGAGAAAGGGACCCCCGGTTTCACCGTCGGCCGCCAGGAGCAGAAACTCGGCATCCGGGGCTCGGACACCAGCGAGTTGTTATTCGAGGATTGCCGCGTGCCGCAGACAAATCTGTTGGGCGAGGAAGGCCGGGGGCTGAACATCGCGCTGTCCATACTGAACGGCGGCCGCATCGGCATCGCAGCCCAGGCCCTGGGCATCGCGCAGGGGGCCTACGACGCTTCCGTGCGGTACGCGAAGGAACGGACCCAGTTCGGCAAGCCCATCGCCGAGTTCCAGGCGATCGCCTTCAAGCTGGCGGAAATGGCGACCGAACTCGAGGCGGCGCGCCTGCTGACCTACCGGGCCGCGTGGCTCAAGGACGCCGGGCAGGACTACATCACGGCGTCGTCCATGGCCAAGCTGTACGCGTCCGAGGCCTCGATACGGATCACGAACGAAGCCATTCAGATCCACGGCGGCTACGGCTACATCCGCGACTTCGACGTGGAACGCTTCTACCGCGACGCGCGGATCACCACCCTCTACGAAGGCACCTCCGAAGCCCAGAAGATCGTCATCTCGCGGAACATCCTGAAGTCGGACGGCGCCGGGTCCTAG
- a CDS encoding acetylornithine deacetylase/succinyl-diaminopimelate desuccinylase family protein, translating to MITPLEQRIVEQVRVLRDDMIGFLRELIQIPSVNPPGEGYLDCARLVGDRLSALGFETRYVTAAGHPDHSEEHPRVNVVGRLPGRSPMPTLHFNGHTDVVPPGEHWTVDPFGGEEKDGRIYGRGACDMKGGIAAALFAAAAVREAGVSLRGSLEFSATVDEETGGFAGMDHLAREGLISPERTSYVIIPEPFGPGRICLGHRGVYWFRIDTIGRTAHGSMPFLGVSAISQMERFLGRVSSDLAPALHARKTDMPVDPPEARRATINVNGITGGQTDGSVGSPCVADRCSAVFDRRFLIEESFDDVKKEIETLIASLTAEDRDFKAELTDLMVVRPVETDPDAELVGTAARTIEDLTGVPAEQVASPGTYDHKHVHNTGRVKQCIAYGPGLLHLAHQPDEYCEIEHLVRSCEVMAVTAARLLGVN from the coding sequence ATGATAACCCCGCTCGAACAGCGCATCGTGGAACAGGTCCGCGTCCTCCGCGACGACATGATCGGGTTTTTGCGGGAGTTGATCCAAATCCCCTCCGTGAATCCGCCGGGTGAAGGATACCTGGACTGCGCCCGGCTCGTGGGCGACCGGTTGAGCGCACTGGGTTTCGAAACCCGGTACGTCACCGCCGCCGGCCATCCGGACCATTCCGAAGAACACCCGCGTGTCAACGTGGTGGGCCGGTTGCCCGGCCGTTCGCCGATGCCCACGCTGCATTTCAACGGCCACACCGACGTGGTTCCGCCTGGGGAGCACTGGACGGTCGATCCCTTCGGCGGGGAAGAGAAGGACGGCAGGATATACGGCCGCGGCGCGTGCGACATGAAGGGCGGCATCGCCGCGGCGCTCTTCGCGGCGGCCGCGGTACGGGAGGCGGGCGTCTCGTTGCGCGGCAGTCTCGAGTTCAGCGCGACGGTCGACGAGGAGACCGGCGGGTTCGCCGGCATGGACCATCTTGCCCGCGAGGGACTCATTTCCCCCGAACGGACCTCGTACGTGATCATCCCGGAACCCTTCGGACCGGGACGCATCTGCCTGGGTCACCGCGGGGTGTACTGGTTCCGGATCGACACCATCGGCCGGACCGCCCACGGCAGCATGCCCTTTCTGGGTGTCAGCGCCATCAGCCAGATGGAGCGTTTCCTGGGCCGGGTCTCGTCAGACCTCGCGCCGGCCCTACACGCCCGCAAAACGGACATGCCCGTGGACCCGCCGGAAGCGCGCCGGGCCACGATCAACGTGAACGGCATTACCGGCGGACAGACGGACGGAAGCGTGGGCTCGCCCTGCGTGGCCGACCGGTGCTCCGCCGTCTTCGACCGGCGTTTTCTGATAGAGGAATCCTTCGACGACGTAAAAAAAGAAATCGAGACGCTGATCGCCAGCCTGACCGCGGAAGACCGGGACTTCAAAGCGGAGCTCACCGACCTGATGGTCGTTCGCCCGGTCGAGACCGACCCGGACGCCGAGCTGGTCGGTACGGCCGCCCGCACGATCGAGGATCTGACCGGCGTTCCCGCGGAACAAGTGGCCAGCCCCGGCACCTACGACCACAAGCACGTCCACAACACGGGACGGGTGAAGCAGTGCATCGCCTACGGCCCCGGACTGCTCCATCTCGCCCACCAGCCCGATGAGTACTGTGAGATCGAGCATCTCGTCCGGAGCTGCGAGGTCATGGCGGTCACCGCGGCCCGGTTGCTCGGCGTGAACTGA
- a CDS encoding nucleoid-structuring protein H-NS → MDQSALNEAPTRKWLTYRPEIKLIDCTIRDGGLMNDHRFDADTVKAVYQACVAGGIDYMEIGYINSRQIFSPDEHGPWKFCAEEDIRGVVGDNDSPVKLAAMADAEKSDYRTDILPAADSVLDMIRIATYIHQIPLALDMIQDAHEKGYETTLNLMAASTVPESEMDEALSMLVESPVDAIYVVDSFGALYSEQIEALVDKFLNALQSTDKEVGIHAHNNQQLAFANTIQALIRGANYLDASLGGLGRGAGNCPMELIVGFLHNPKFRLRPLLDCIQYHVEPMRAELMWGFDIPYMITGLMNQHPRSGMRFNAAKERGSMARFYDEMEDAG, encoded by the coding sequence ATGGACCAATCGGCACTCAACGAAGCACCCACGCGTAAGTGGCTGACCTACCGTCCGGAGATCAAGCTCATCGACTGTACCATACGGGACGGCGGCCTGATGAACGACCACCGATTCGACGCGGATACCGTCAAGGCGGTCTACCAGGCCTGCGTCGCCGGTGGGATCGACTACATGGAAATCGGTTACATCAACTCGCGGCAGATTTTCTCCCCGGATGAACACGGACCCTGGAAGTTCTGCGCCGAAGAGGACATCCGCGGCGTCGTAGGCGACAATGACTCGCCCGTCAAGCTGGCGGCGATGGCCGACGCGGAGAAATCGGACTACAGGACCGATATCCTGCCGGCCGCGGACAGCGTGCTGGACATGATCCGGATCGCCACCTACATCCACCAGATTCCGCTGGCGCTGGACATGATCCAGGACGCCCACGAAAAGGGCTACGAGACCACCTTGAACCTCATGGCGGCGTCGACAGTTCCGGAAAGCGAAATGGACGAAGCGCTCTCCATGCTCGTCGAATCGCCCGTGGACGCCATCTACGTGGTGGACAGCTTCGGCGCCCTGTACAGCGAACAGATCGAAGCGCTCGTGGACAAGTTCCTGAACGCCCTGCAGTCCACCGACAAAGAGGTAGGCATCCACGCCCACAACAACCAGCAACTGGCCTTCGCCAACACGATACAGGCGCTTATCCGCGGGGCGAACTACCTGGACGCCAGCCTCGGCGGTCTTGGCCGCGGCGCCGGCAACTGCCCCATGGAACTGATTGTCGGATTCCTGCACAACCCGAAGTTCCGCCTGCGTCCGCTGCTGGACTGCATCCAGTACCACGTCGAGCCTATGCGGGCCGAACTGATGTGGGGGTTCGACATTCCCTACATGATCACGGGCCTCATGAACCAGCATCCCCGGTCGGGCATGCGGTTCAACGCGGCGAAGGAAAGAGGCAGCATGGCCAGATTCTACGACGAGATGGAGGACGCCGGCTGA
- the map gene encoding type I methionyl aminopeptidase, translating into MGIILKTEKQIETIRRSGQAATATLQRMGEAVRPGIATSELDRIARKMIRDFGGTSSFLGYRPTFHPPFPATICASINDEIVHGIPSPRRKVGEGDILSLDFAMIIDGYHGDTAFTFPVGRVSPEAQRLLDVTRASVFKGIEEAKPGNRIGDIGHAVQQYAESYGYSVVRDLCGHGIGRSLWEEPQVPNHGRPQRGIRLKPGMVIAIEPMVCAGAHRIRILDDEWTTSTADGRLSAHFEHTVAILSDGPEILTENTDLWGSNGLPG; encoded by the coding sequence ATGGGCATCATTCTCAAGACCGAAAAGCAGATCGAGACCATCCGTCGCAGCGGCCAGGCCGCGACCGCGACGCTGCAGCGCATGGGTGAAGCCGTCAGGCCGGGCATCGCGACCTCCGAACTGGACCGGATCGCCCGCAAGATGATCCGGGATTTCGGTGGCACCTCCTCTTTCCTCGGGTACCGGCCCACCTTCCATCCGCCCTTTCCCGCCACGATCTGCGCGTCCATCAACGATGAGATCGTGCACGGCATCCCCAGTCCGCGGCGCAAAGTCGGGGAGGGAGACATCCTCAGCCTGGATTTTGCCATGATCATCGACGGGTACCACGGCGATACGGCCTTCACTTTCCCCGTCGGCCGCGTTTCACCGGAGGCGCAGCGGCTGCTGGACGTCACGCGGGCATCGGTGTTCAAAGGGATCGAGGAAGCGAAGCCGGGAAACCGCATCGGCGACATCGGGCACGCGGTGCAGCAATACGCCGAATCTTACGGATACTCGGTGGTGCGGGACCTGTGCGGGCACGGGATCGGCCGTAGTCTCTGGGAGGAACCACAGGTCCCCAATCACGGCAGGCCGCAACGCGGAATACGGCTCAAACCGGGCATGGTCATCGCCATCGAACCCATGGTGTGCGCGGGTGCGCACCGAATCCGTATCCTCGACGACGAATGGACGACTTCCACCGCTGACGGACGACTGTCCGCCCATTTCGAGCACACGGTAGCGATCCTGTCCGACGGTCCCGAGATCCTGACGGAAAACACCGATCTCTGGGGTTCGAACGGCCTGCCGGGATGA